ATTACAATGAGTCCCCGTACAGAGCTGAAACACGTGAATCAACAGACTCACAAAGATAGCACAGCAACACGTGATGAAGCTGCTGAAAATGGGTTGGACTTGCTGCAGTGATTTTAATTAtgagtgagtgacaggggaACAAAAGGCTGACTAACCTGCAGAGCTTTGCTTAAAAATAAGTTACGGGAggagtgaggcttcatgaatCTCTGTGGAGCTCTTCTGTCAATCACTGGCTGGCATGAACAAATTCTGCTCTTTGTAACTAAACTGTGATTGGTTGTGTCCATTAGTGTTGGATTGCACATGCAACCATGCAACCTCACAGGCTgttgaaattgattttattgacctttttttctttttcgttttttaTTGATAGGTTTCCACCTCTCTTTTGTGTCTCCTCAGGTAACAGGTAGGATGGTGGCAGGGGAGGCAAGCGGGCACAGCTACCTGGTGGCTTGCTGGCAGCCCATCCTGATACTGATGCTGGGCACGGTGCTGTCGGGCTCAGCCACGGGCTGCCCGTCCCGCTGCGAGTGCAACGCCCAGGAGCGCTCGGTCGTGTGCCACCGCAAGAAGCTGATGGCTGTCCCCGAGGGCATCCCCAGCGAGACCCGCCTCCTGGATCTCAGCAAGAACCGCATCAAGACTATCAACCCAGATGAGTTCACCAACTACCCCCACCTGGAGGACCTGGAGCTGAATGAGAACACCATCTCAGCCATTGAACCCGGGGCCTTCAACAACCTCTATGGCTTGCGGACGTTGGGGCTGCGCAGCAACAAGCTGAAGCTCATCCAGCTGGGTGTGTTCACAGGCCTCAGCAACCTGACCCAGCTGGACATCAGCGAGAACAAGATCGTCATTCTGCTGGACTACATGTTCCAGGACCTGTACAACCTGAGGGCCCTGGAGGTAGGGGACAACGACCTGGTGTTCATCTCCCACAGGGCCTTCCATGGGCTCAGCAGCCTGGAGCAGCTCACACTGGAGAAGTGCAACCTGACCTCCGTCCCCACCGAGGCCTTCACCCACCTCCACAGCCTGATCTCCCTCAGGCTCCGCCACCTCAACATAAACATCATCAGGGACTACTCCTTCAAGAGGCTATACCGGCTCAAGGTGCTGGAGATTGCTAACTGGCCCTACCTGGACACCATGACCTCCAACTGCCTCTACGGCCTCAACCTCACCTCCTTGACCATCACCAATGGCAACCTGACCAGCATCCCCTACATAGCCCTCCGGCACCTCGTTTATCTCCGTTTTCTCAATCTTTCCTTCAACCCCATCCAGACTATCGAGGGGAACAAGCTTCATGACCTGCTGAGGCTGCAGGAGTTCCACTTAGTGGGAGGCAGGCTGACCACCATTGAGCCCTACTCCTTCCGTGGCCTCAACTACCTTAAGATCCTCAATGTGTCCGGCAACTCCCTCAGCACCCTTGAGGAGTCGGCCTTCCACTCGGTGGGTAACCTGGAGACCCTGGCTCTGTATGACAACCCGTTGGCCTGTGACTGCCGCCTGCTGTGGGTCTTTCGTCGCCGTTGGAGGCTGAACTTCAACCGGCAGCAGCCTACATGCGCCTCCCCAGAGTTTGTGCAGGGCAAAGAGTTCAAGGACTTCCCGGATGTTCTCCAGCCCAACTACTTCACCTGCCGCAAGTCCAGGATTCGGGACCGCAAGGCCCAGCAAAAGTTTGTGGATGAGGGCACCACCGTCCATTTTGTGTGCCAGGCAGACGGCGACCCAGCCCCCGTGATCATGTGGCTGTCCCCCCGGAAGCAGTTCATCACCACCAAAACCATTGGCCGCCTGACGGTGTTCCCAGACGGCACCCTGGAGGTGAGATACGCACAGATCCAGGATAACGGCACATACGCCTGCATCGCCAGCAATGCGGGGGGCAACGACACGGCACTGGCTCACCTGCATGTGCACAGCTACTCCCCCGACTGGCCCCACCAGCCCAATAAGACCTTTGCCTTCATCTCCAACCAACCCAACGACAACGTTGCCAATGGGACGCGTGCCACGG
Above is a genomic segment from Anguilla rostrata isolate EN2019 chromosome 16, ASM1855537v3, whole genome shotgun sequence containing:
- the lingo1a gene encoding leucine-rich repeat and immunoglobulin-like domain-containing nogo receptor-interacting protein 1; amino-acid sequence: MVAGEASGHSYLVACWQPILILMLGTVLSGSATGCPSRCECNAQERSVVCHRKKLMAVPEGIPSETRLLDLSKNRIKTINPDEFTNYPHLEDLELNENTISAIEPGAFNNLYGLRTLGLRSNKLKLIQLGVFTGLSNLTQLDISENKIVILLDYMFQDLYNLRALEVGDNDLVFISHRAFHGLSSLEQLTLEKCNLTSVPTEAFTHLHSLISLRLRHLNINIIRDYSFKRLYRLKVLEIANWPYLDTMTSNCLYGLNLTSLTITNGNLTSIPYIALRHLVYLRFLNLSFNPIQTIEGNKLHDLLRLQEFHLVGGRLTTIEPYSFRGLNYLKILNVSGNSLSTLEESAFHSVGNLETLALYDNPLACDCRLLWVFRRRWRLNFNRQQPTCASPEFVQGKEFKDFPDVLQPNYFTCRKSRIRDRKAQQKFVDEGTTVHFVCQADGDPAPVIMWLSPRKQFITTKTIGRLTVFPDGTLEVRYAQIQDNGTYACIASNAGGNDTALAHLHVHSYSPDWPHQPNKTFAFISNQPNDNVANGTRATVPFPFDIKTLIIATTMGFISFLGVVLFCLVLLFLWSRGKGNTKHNIEIEYVPRKSDAGMSSSGADAPRKFNMKMI